The following DNA comes from Porphyromonadaceae bacterium W3.11.
CAATTTTGGTCTAACTACAATTGGTGCATTGGTACACCCTATCCGTCTTATCTTTGTAGAGTATTTTAATAACTCTGAATATGAGGGTGGTGGTAAAGCGTATGACCCCTTACGCAAGTTAGAAGTTAATGAGAAGTAAATAAAATTTAATATATCAATTTAAGAGAACGACAATTTTTATGGAATTAAATCTATTTTTATCGTACTTAGGTATTGCTTTAATGGTAGGGCTTAGTGGTATCGGAAGTAGTATGGGGCTTTACAATTGCGGTCAAGCCGTAGTAGGAGCAATGCGTAAGGATCCAACCCAGATGGGTAAATACATCGGTCTATCTGCACTACCTTCATCACAGGGTTTGTACGGATTCGTTGGTTACTACTTTGCTATCCAGCTAGTAAGCCCAGAAATGTCAATGCAATCAGCTATCGCTATTTTGTGGTGTGGTTTGTTACTTGGTGCTGTGGGTTGGGTTTCAGCCGATAGACAGTCTAAGATCCTTGCTAATGGTATTGCTGCAACTGCTGATGGTCACAATGTCTTTGCGTCTACCATGGTAATGGCAGTATTCCCAGAGCTTTATGCGATCCTTGCTCTACTTGTCAACATCCTAGTATTCCGTATGCTTGGATAATATAAGTAGTAATAATAAATATAAGAGGGTGTGTCAAAACCTAGTTTTGATGCATCCTCAATTTTTTTGATAGGGTGTGTCCTAAGCAGCTACGAGATGTTTTAGAATTTGGTTTTCCCCTAAAAATAGTTTGTTAGTAACTAAAAATGGATGATTTGGGCAAGAATGAGGTGTATTATCCATGTTTTTTGGGTTTTTCGCTATCCTAGAGCATAGTTTCTTGACATTGAATGCTATGGCAAAGAAGGCAAAGTCCATAGTGACCTTGTCTTGACCGAAGTGTCGAAAGCGTTTGTAGCTCATATTGTATTTCATTTGACCAAATACTGATTCCGGCTCTACACATCGTCGTCCTCGATGTCTTAGTCCTTCTTCGGACGTAAGGAGTTGGCTTGCTTTCTTTTTGTACTCATTGAGTCTGTGATTGACCTCTATGATTCGATTGCCTTTTGCCTTAAAACATAGTCCTCTGAGTGGACATCCTTCGCACCTCGCAGCCTTATATCTCGCACTCTCAGTAGTGTATCCGCTTGCTGTCTTGCCTCTCTTTGTCCCGATGCGCCTCATCCTTTGTCCCATCGGACAGACATAGTAATCTCCTTCTTTGTTGTAGTATAAAGATGCGGGCTGAAATGGGTCGGGCTTGTAACGAGGACGATGCTCAATATGGAAGCGATTGTATTTGACAAAGGGTGTTGTACCAGACTCTTCCATAAAACGATAGTTCTCCTCCGAGCCATAGCCGGAGTCGGCTACAACAGTAGAGGGCAAATCACCATAACGGTCTTGATGGGATTGAAGAAAGGGGATAAATGTGAGGGTGTCAGTAGGATTGTGGAAAAGTCCAAAGTTGGTAATAAATTGCTGATTCGTAGCTATTTGTAAATTGTAACCTGGCTTGGTCTGACCATTTCTCATGGCATCCTCCTTCATACGCATAAAGGTGGCAGAGGGGTCGGTCTTGGAGTAGGAGTTGCGAGTGCCGAGTATCTCTAGCTTTTTGTCGTACTCCTGAAGTTTGTCTTTGTGCTCTTCTAGTTGCTTGATCTGCTTCTTCCTCTCTCTTATTTTCTTTTTCTCCTCCTTGTTGACTGGTTCCGGGGTTCTCTCTAGTTCTGCTTTGAAGGTGGTCACCAGCTCTGAAAGTTGTTCCGCTGTAATCTCTACTTCTTCGCTACCCTCGCTATTCTCTTGAGCAATACAATCATCGATTTGAGAGAGCAGCACTTTTAGCTTTTCCTGAAGTTTGGCTCGATTTCGTTCCACGCTTTTCCGCCACACAAAGGTGTATTTATTGGCTTTGGATTCTATCTTAGTGCCATCGATATACTCCACATCAAGACTGATAAAACCTCTCTCTGCAAGTAACAATACCATCTGTGAGAAGACCTTATTAATCTCTCCTTTTACACGATTACGAAATCTATTGATGGTGATAAAGTCAGGCTTTTCATACCCTGCAAGCCAGATGAAGTGGACATCTCTTTTGAGGGCTTGCTCAATCTTCCTGCACGAGTAGATGTTATTCATGTAGGCGTAGATAATCACCTTGAGCATCATCTTGGGGTGGTAGGGGTGGCGACCTATCTTACTGTACAAGCCCTTAATATTCTCAATCTCAATAGCATCGATAATGGCATTGACCACTCTCACTGGATTATTAGCACAAATATCCTCGTCAAGCCTTTGAGGAAAAAGCATTGACCTATTGTGTATGTATGGACGAAATTGTATCTTTGTCATAGTTAATTTATTGATATACATAAAGATACAAAATCTTTATGATATAGAAAAGCCCCAGCTTGTGAAAGTTGGGGCTTTTGTCGCAAAATAAGAGGGTGCGTCAAAAAAATTAGTTTTGACACACCCTCTTTTTCATACACCATATCATAACTCTTGAACATTTCGGACGAATCAAACATATCAACCTTATAGTAGTGCATAACAAATCTTTGATATCTGAGGTGCGACACACTCAATTAATCCACCCACAAGAGGCTTCACTTTATCATAAAATTTTTGCAAGACTGATACTGTCCCCAAAAAGTGTGTAAGTCCCAAGAATGTTATCTTTGAAAAGTTAAAAACAAAAGATAAACAAGAAGATGAGACTTACACAAATGCAATTTAAGGAAATTCTATCAAACGTGATGACAGAGCCAAATGGAGTTGGCCGTTTAATGGAGTTAATCATCGAAATAGCGATGCAAGGGGAGAGGGAACTGTATAAAGAAGATAGTGGCGATGTGAGCAATGGATACCGCTCCCGTCGCATCTTTGCGAGTGGTAATATGCTAGAATTACGAGTACCCCGAACTCGACAGCAGGGCTTCATGCCCTTGATTTTAGGCGTTCTCAAAGATCAAGAGAAAGAGATGGGAGAACTAGCAGGTTATCTATA
Coding sequences within:
- a CDS encoding ATPase; the protein is MELNLFLSYLGIALMVGLSGIGSSMGLYNCGQAVVGAMRKDPTQMGKYIGLSALPSSQGLYGFVGYYFAIQLVSPEMSMQSAIAILWCGLLLGAVGWVSADRQSKILANGIAATADGHNVFASTMVMAVFPELYAILALLVNILVFRMLG
- a CDS encoding IS1182 family transposase, with amino-acid sequence MTKIQFRPYIHNRSMLFPQRLDEDICANNPVRVVNAIIDAIEIENIKGLYSKIGRHPYHPKMMLKVIIYAYMNNIYSCRKIEQALKRDVHFIWLAGYEKPDFITINRFRNRVKGEINKVFSQMVLLLAERGFISLDVEYIDGTKIESKANKYTFVWRKSVERNRAKLQEKLKVLLSQIDDCIAQENSEGSEEVEITAEQLSELVTTFKAELERTPEPVNKEEKKKIRERKKQIKQLEEHKDKLQEYDKKLEILGTRNSYSKTDPSATFMRMKEDAMRNGQTKPGYNLQIATNQQFITNFGLFHNPTDTLTFIPFLQSHQDRYGDLPSTVVADSGYGSEENYRFMEESGTTPFVKYNRFHIEHRPRYKPDPFQPASLYYNKEGDYYVCPMGQRMRRIGTKRGKTASGYTTESARYKAARCEGCPLRGLCFKAKGNRIIEVNHRLNEYKKKASQLLTSEEGLRHRGRRCVEPESVFGQMKYNMSYKRFRHFGQDKVTMDFAFFAIAFNVKKLCSRIAKNPKNMDNTPHSCPNHPFLVTNKLFLGENQILKHLVAA